A genome region from Bdellovibrionales bacterium includes the following:
- the priA gene encoding primosomal protein N', translated as MLQYWKIAVEAHIHRPLTYSSLLANLQPGISVSVPLGKRTVAGVILETDPAPSNDYPIKEIVEVSSERPALSSEQVSWAKWLSNYYHHPIGEVINLFFPPLSKKGRSAPRSLFSTPDELQSVILSEEQKAVYDSLKTEESFSTHLLWGVTGSGKTEIYIDLIRERLKKDEATIVLLPEIALTPQLVARFREKLGDTVAVIHSELTDRERTDQWWSMVDGQRKVVIGARSALFCPVPKLGLIVVDEEHESSFKQDEKLKYHARDAAIMRAQFENCPILLGTATPSLESWKNVVDGKFKLHKLLRRAKSEELPEIEVVDLTKKPEFPNPILPFWLSEELFNALTENYQRGNQSALFLNRRGIAQTVLCSSCGFIYKCPNCEISLTLHGKSHLVCHYCDYSQTMSTTCPDCKDDKIKPLGMGTEQVEEDLKKLFPSARVLRVDRDEIDSRAKLDEFVEKMQNLEVDFLVGTQMIAKGLDFQKLTLVGIVLADIGFNIPDFRAGEKSFQLLTQVSGRSGRHEPGRVLIQTYRPDHPSLVHAMKYQTEDFLNQELVQRQELSYPPYTRMACLRLSGLDQKKVLNASREIAKILREIQQQQPQYQLHILGPAPAPLLKIRNKFRYQILLKSESFKDLHAFTQYVMNLEKKYSGVKILIDVDPHNLL; from the coding sequence ATTTTGCAGTACTGGAAAATTGCTGTTGAAGCGCACATTCATCGCCCGCTCACCTATTCGTCGCTATTGGCGAATCTTCAGCCCGGTATTTCTGTGTCTGTACCTTTGGGGAAGCGAACAGTCGCCGGCGTTATTCTCGAGACGGATCCTGCGCCCTCCAATGATTATCCCATAAAAGAGATCGTCGAAGTCAGTTCCGAACGACCTGCACTGTCCAGCGAACAGGTCAGTTGGGCCAAGTGGTTGTCCAATTATTACCATCATCCTATCGGCGAAGTGATAAATCTCTTTTTCCCGCCGCTTTCAAAAAAGGGGCGCTCCGCACCTCGGAGTCTCTTTTCAACTCCCGATGAATTGCAATCGGTCATTCTGAGTGAGGAACAAAAGGCTGTTTACGATTCTCTCAAAACAGAAGAAAGTTTTTCAACTCATCTTCTCTGGGGAGTCACAGGGTCTGGAAAAACCGAGATCTATATTGATCTGATTCGCGAGCGTCTTAAAAAAGACGAAGCCACTATCGTACTTCTGCCAGAGATCGCGCTCACACCTCAACTCGTCGCTCGATTTCGCGAAAAGCTCGGAGATACGGTGGCGGTGATTCATTCGGAATTGACCGATCGCGAACGCACCGATCAATGGTGGTCCATGGTCGATGGACAGCGTAAGGTGGTGATCGGTGCACGCTCTGCTCTTTTTTGTCCCGTGCCGAAGTTGGGACTCATTGTGGTGGATGAGGAGCACGAGTCGAGCTTTAAGCAAGACGAGAAGTTAAAATACCATGCCCGCGACGCCGCGATCATGCGCGCGCAGTTTGAAAACTGCCCTATTCTTCTAGGGACAGCGACACCCAGTTTAGAATCTTGGAAAAATGTAGTGGATGGAAAATTTAAACTGCACAAACTTCTTCGTCGTGCAAAATCCGAGGAACTTCCCGAGATCGAGGTGGTTGATCTCACAAAAAAGCCCGAATTCCCCAATCCAATACTCCCTTTTTGGCTTTCCGAAGAATTATTCAATGCGCTCACCGAAAACTATCAGCGCGGCAATCAGTCGGCGTTATTTTTAAATCGTCGCGGCATTGCCCAGACTGTTCTTTGCTCCAGCTGCGGATTTATTTATAAATGCCCCAACTGCGAAATCTCTCTCACGCTCCATGGAAAATCTCATTTAGTTTGCCACTACTGTGATTATTCGCAAACGATGTCGACGACATGCCCGGACTGTAAAGACGATAAAATCAAGCCGCTCGGGATGGGAACCGAACAAGTTGAGGAAGATCTTAAAAAACTTTTCCCTTCGGCGCGGGTGCTGCGGGTGGATCGCGATGAGATTGATTCACGCGCCAAACTCGATGAGTTCGTTGAAAAAATGCAAAACCTCGAAGTGGATTTTTTAGTAGGAACTCAGATGATCGCGAAGGGGCTCGATTTTCAGAAACTAACACTCGTCGGAATTGTTCTCGCAGACATTGGCTTTAATATTCCTGACTTTCGCGCCGGAGAAAAGAGCTTTCAACTCCTCACACAGGTGAGCGGTCGCTCCGGGCGACATGAACCCGGCCGAGTCCTCATCCAGACCTATCGGCCGGACCATCCCAGCCTCGTGCACGCCATGAAGTACCAGACCGAAGATTTTCTAAATCAAGAGTTAGTGCAGCGTCAGGAACTGTCTTATCCTCCCTATACGCGAATGGCCTGCTTGCGTTTGTCGGGCCTAGACCAGAAGAAAGTGCTCAACGCCAGTCGTGAGATCGCTAAAATTTTGCGCGAGATTCAGCAACAACAACCACAGTACCAACTGCACATTTTAGGACCAGCCCCCGCCCCTTTGCTAAAAATTCGAAATAAATTTCGATACCAGATTCTACTGAAGTCCGAGTCCTTTAAAGATCTCCACGCTTTTACTCAATACGTAATGAATCTGGAGAAAAAATACTCCGGAGTCAAAATCCTCATCGACGTCGACCCCCACAACCTCCTGTAG
- the rpsB gene encoding 30S ribosomal protein S2, with the protein MMSLTMKSMLDAGVHFGHQKERWNPQMKPYVYTSRGGIHIIDLQKTLIKAKEACAYVEKMAAEGHRMIFVATKKQAEETVQAAATRCGQYYVTKRWLGGTLTNFITIKASIDRLKKIDQMREKGELELFSKKERSSMEKEYARLNEYMQGIREMKEAPAMLFVVDINKEHIAVLEARKLGLKVIGMCDTNSNPNLIDYPIPANDDAIRSIKLFSEMVADAYLEGAKKYEQKIRTQTDKRSDVEKEQKEMKDAGKGRAPKKGAAAPAAPAPEKAAGPNVVKASKGRKLVAAGLAEEVEIMAEVEQEASQPKDDETAE; encoded by the coding sequence ATTATGAGTCTTACCATGAAGTCCATGCTGGATGCGGGAGTGCATTTCGGCCATCAAAAAGAACGTTGGAATCCACAAATGAAGCCTTACGTGTACACATCACGCGGCGGGATCCACATTATCGATCTACAAAAAACTTTAATTAAAGCGAAAGAAGCTTGTGCTTACGTTGAGAAAATGGCGGCAGAAGGTCATCGCATGATTTTTGTAGCTACAAAAAAACAAGCGGAAGAAACTGTTCAGGCGGCAGCCACTCGTTGTGGACAATACTACGTCACAAAACGTTGGCTCGGTGGAACACTCACCAACTTCATCACCATCAAAGCGAGCATTGATCGTCTCAAAAAGATCGATCAGATGCGTGAAAAAGGTGAACTTGAACTCTTCTCTAAAAAAGAGCGTTCAAGCATGGAAAAAGAATACGCTCGTCTCAATGAATACATGCAAGGTATCCGCGAGATGAAAGAAGCTCCGGCAATGCTTTTCGTTGTCGATATCAACAAAGAACACATCGCGGTTCTCGAAGCTCGTAAGTTAGGTCTAAAAGTGATTGGTATGTGTGATACCAACTCTAACCCTAACCTTATCGACTACCCAATTCCTGCAAACGACGATGCGATTCGCTCGATCAAGCTTTTCAGTGAAATGGTCGCCGATGCTTATCTCGAAGGCGCGAAGAAGTACGAGCAGAAAATCCGCACTCAAACGGATAAGAGATCTGACGTCGAAAAAGAACAAAAAGAAATGAAAGACGCAGGCAAAGGCCGCGCACCTAAAAAAGGTGCTGCCGCTCCGGCGGCTCCAGCTCCTGAAAAAGCTGCTGGTCCTAACGTCGTTAAAGCCAGCAAAGGTCGTAAACTTGTTGCTGCCGGCTTAGCAGAAGAAGTGGAAATCATGGCAGAAGTTGAGCAAGAAGCTTCTCAGCCTAAAGACGACGAAACAGCAGAATAA
- the tsf gene encoding translation elongation factor Ts, with amino-acid sequence MTVTAQMVRELRDRTSAGMLDCKKALEENGGDFDKSIDWLRQKGLSKAAKKAGRVAAEGLVTAYIHGEGRIGVLLEVNSETDFVSKNEDFKKLTRDLAMHIAAANPLSVSEADIGADIVEKERAVLRATNLEAGKKPEMVDKIVDGQIKKWLSESCLLSQKFIMNPDITVNDHLQGIIATIGENIVVRRFVRYELGEGIEKKSENFADEVAAQLKQ; translated from the coding sequence ATGACTGTGACTGCACAAATGGTACGAGAACTCCGCGACAGAACTAGCGCTGGAATGCTCGACTGCAAGAAAGCTTTAGAAGAAAATGGTGGCGACTTTGATAAATCCATCGATTGGCTTCGCCAAAAAGGGTTGAGCAAAGCTGCGAAAAAAGCCGGCCGCGTCGCTGCGGAAGGCCTTGTGACTGCTTACATCCATGGAGAAGGCCGTATCGGTGTTCTCCTCGAAGTGAATTCAGAAACAGACTTCGTTTCTAAGAACGAAGACTTTAAAAAACTCACTCGCGATTTAGCGATGCACATTGCCGCTGCAAACCCACTTTCGGTTTCGGAAGCGGACATCGGCGCCGACATCGTTGAAAAAGAGCGTGCGGTTCTCCGCGCAACCAATTTAGAGGCTGGCAAAAAACCAGAAATGGTTGATAAAATCGTGGATGGTCAGATCAAGAAGTGGCTCTCTGAGAGCTGCCTCCTCAGTCAGAAATTCATTATGAATCCTGACATTACTGTAAATGATCACCTCCAAGGTATTATAGCGACCATCGGAGAAAACATCGTTGTCCGCCGCTTTGTTCGTTACGAACTTGGCGAAGGTATCGAGAAGAAGTCCGAAAACTTTGCGGACGAAGTTGCAGCTCAATTGAAACAATAA
- the pyrH gene encoding UMP kinase produces MSSLKYKRVLLKLSGEALAGQQGFGIHLPTIQQIAKDVADAHNAGAELGLVIGGGNIFRGVAASASGMDRTSSDYMGMLATCINALALQDALEKLGIQTRVQSAIKMEQISEPYIRRKAVRHLEKRRVVIFAAGTGNPFFTTDTAAALRGMEINAEVLIKATNVDGTYDKDPNKHPDAVKYGTLTHRDALNEGLKVMDSTAISLCMDNKLPIITFKLMEQGNILKVLQGQKVGTLIT; encoded by the coding sequence TTGAGTTCACTCAAGTACAAACGCGTTTTACTTAAACTCAGTGGCGAAGCTCTTGCGGGACAGCAGGGCTTCGGTATCCACTTACCGACCATTCAACAAATTGCAAAAGACGTCGCTGACGCTCACAATGCGGGTGCCGAACTCGGCCTCGTGATTGGCGGCGGCAATATCTTCCGCGGTGTTGCTGCATCGGCCAGTGGTATGGACCGAACAAGCTCCGATTACATGGGCATGCTCGCGACCTGCATCAACGCGCTGGCGCTTCAGGATGCTTTGGAAAAGTTGGGGATTCAAACGCGCGTTCAATCCGCAATTAAGATGGAACAGATTTCTGAGCCCTACATTCGCCGAAAAGCCGTGCGCCATTTGGAAAAACGTCGCGTGGTTATTTTTGCGGCCGGTACGGGAAATCCGTTCTTTACGACAGACACTGCGGCCGCACTTCGCGGTATGGAGATTAATGCGGAGGTTCTGATCAAAGCCACAAATGTGGATGGGACCTACGATAAAGATCCTAATAAGCATCCCGACGCTGTTAAGTACGGAACACTCACTCATCGTGATGCTCTCAACGAGGGACTTAAGGTGATGGATTCCACCGCGATTAGCTTGTGTATGGACAATAAACTTCCCATCATTACGTTTAAACTGATGGAACAAGGAAATATTTTAAAGGTGCTTCAAGGCCAAAAGGTCGGAACACTTATCACCTAA
- the frr gene encoding ribosome recycling factor, giving the protein MFDIKNLKTQAENKMKNALTGLSNEFKKIRTGRAQISMLDSVRVDYYGNLSPLNQVASITCPDARSFLITPWEASVLKAIENGIVKSDIGMAPINDGKGIRLRLPDLTEDRRKALVKDAKKVVEDAKVAVRLARRDANEELKVALKDKLISEDQNKQYLDEIQKVTDKYTADIDKAAAEKEKEIMTV; this is encoded by the coding sequence ATGTTTGATATTAAAAATTTAAAAACCCAAGCCGAAAACAAAATGAAGAACGCTCTGACAGGGCTTTCTAATGAATTTAAAAAAATTCGCACAGGTCGCGCTCAGATTTCGATGCTCGACTCGGTTCGTGTTGATTACTACGGCAATCTCTCTCCTCTCAACCAAGTGGCTTCGATCACTTGCCCCGATGCTCGTAGCTTTTTAATCACTCCGTGGGAAGCCTCTGTACTAAAGGCTATCGAAAACGGGATCGTTAAGAGCGATATTGGTATGGCTCCCATTAACGATGGTAAGGGAATTCGTTTACGTCTTCCTGACCTTACTGAAGATCGCCGAAAAGCTTTGGTTAAAGATGCTAAAAAAGTGGTTGAAGACGCTAAAGTCGCAGTGCGCTTAGCTCGTCGAGATGCGAACGAAGAACTCAAAGTGGCTCTTAAAGATAAACTCATCAGCGAAGACCAAAACAAACAGTACCTCGACGAAATCCAAAAAGTCACAGATAAGTACACTGCCGACATCGATAAGGCAGCCGCTGAAAAAGAAAAAGAGATCATGACGGTATGA